The following proteins come from a genomic window of Nicotiana tomentosiformis chromosome 12, ASM39032v3, whole genome shotgun sequence:
- the LOC104094612 gene encoding MADS-box protein J2-like: MGRGRVELKRIENKINRQVTFAKRRNGLLKKAYELSVLCDAEVALIIFSSRGKLYEFCSTSSMMQTLEKYQQCSYASLDPMQSATNHTQSNYHEYLRLKARVELLQRSQRNLLGEDLGTLNSKELDHLEHQLESSLKQIRSRKTQNMLDQLADLQQKEQMMAEANKQLKRKLEESAARIPIRLSWDNGGQTMQHNRQLPPQTEGFFQPLGLNSSPQFGYSPMGGNEVNAAATANNMNGFIPGWML; encoded by the exons atgggaaggggaagAGTTGAACTTAAGAGGATAGAGAACAAAATAAACAGGCAAGTTACTTTTGCAAAGAGAAGAAATGGACTTCTCAAAAAAGCTTATGAACTTTCAGTTTTATGTGATGCTGAAGTTGCTCTTATCATCTTCTCTAGCCGTGGCAAACTCTATGAATTCTGCAGCACTTCTAG CATGATGCAAACACTTGAAAAGTATCAACAGTGCAGCTACGCCTCTTTGGACCCGATGCAATCAGCTACTAATCATACTCAG AGCAACTACCATGAGTATCTGAGGCTAAAAGCTAGAGTTGAGCTCCTTCAACGATCTCAGAG AAATCTTCTTGGGGAGGATTTGGGCACACTAAATTCGAAGGAACTTGATCATCTTGAGCACCAATTGGAGTCATCCTTGAAGCAAATCAGGTCAAGGAAG ACTCAAAACATGCTGGATCAGCTCGCAGACCTTCAGCAAAAG GAGCAAATGATGGCTGAAGCAAATAAACAACTCAAAAGGAAG TTGGAAGAAAGTGCAGCTCGAATTCCAATTCGATTGTCATGGGATAATGGAGGACAAACAATGCAACATAATCGTCAGCTCCCTCCACAAACTGAGGGATTCTTTCAACCTCTAGGATTGAATTCATCTCCTCAATTTGG ATATAGTCCCATGGGTGGAAACGAGGTTAATGCAGCAGCAACTGCTAACAATATGAATGGATTTATTCCGGGATGGATGTTGTAA